GGGATGCTCGACGCGCTCGCGGTCACCCCGGGTGCCGGTTCGCCCGTCCCGCCAGCGCCTCGGCGAGCCGGAGCGGCCCGGCATCCGTGTGGAGCGCCTCGACGGCCAGCCACTCCAGGTCCAGAAGGAAGTCGGCGGGTCCCCTCGGTCCCAGGAACCGCCGGTCGGCGCACAGGGTGAGCACCGCGCGCTCGGACAGCTCGTGGACGTACAGGAAGAACGTCGCGCCCTTCTGGTCGGTGTCGTGGGACGGTTCCACCAGCTCTGTCTCGTCCAGCAGGGCGTGGTACTCCGGCGGGGACAGGTGGCGCCCGGCGGGCGCGGCCGGGGCGTCGAACCTGATGTCGTTGTAGAAGCAGTAGCCGTCCGTGCCGATGCCGCGTTCGGCGGTGACGCGGGCGACGAGTTCCTCAAGCCGGACGGGGTCGTACTCGCAGGTGCTGTACGCCGCGAGCGCGGCCCTTCCGGCGTGGGACAGGAAGCCGGAGAACGACTCGTGGCGCAGGCGGAGCCGCAGCAGCGCGTTCTGGTTGAAGGCTCCCACGAAGCGTCGCGTCTCGGGTTTGAAGCGGGTGGACACGATGAGCCGCAGGGCGACGTCGTCCTCGCCCTTGTACAGGCCGAGAAGCAGCGCGACGGTGGCCTGGAGCACCATGCCGGGGGTGACGCCCGCGCGGGCGGCCAGCGCGTGGACCGCCCGCGAGAGAGCGCGGGAGCGGATCTCCGACCAGCCCTGCCTGGCCTCGCCGCCCTGCCTGAGGTCCTCCAGCCAGACGCGCGGCAGCTCGCGCACGGCCCCGGCCCAGTAGTCGAAGGCCCGCCGCTCCCGCTGCCTGGCACGTTCCGACGCTTCGTAGGCGGCGCGTACCAAGGGCTGCTCCGCAGGGGGGCCGAGGGCGGCCGGAGCCGACAGGAGTGTCCTCAGGTCGTCGCAGACGATTTTCGCGCTCCACCCGTCGACCGCCAGGTGGCTCATCGCCAGGATCACCCGGACCGGGACGCCCTGCCTGGTCACCACCGCGACCCGCAGCGGCAGCTCCCCGCCGACGTCGAACGGCACGTCACGCAGCCTCGCCCCGGCGTACGCCGCCACGTTGGCGGGGCTCCGCGCTCCCGTCTCGTGGACGGCGACCTCCAGCTCACCCGAGCGCACGACCACCTGGACGGGTTTCCCCTCGTCACGGTCATCCCGGGGGAACAGCGTGTGCAGGGCGTCGTGGCGTTCGACGAGCGCGCGGACGGCGGCGAGCACGTCGTCGAGGTCGCGGCCGGGCTCGACCTCGCATCCGGCGAGCAGGTTCAGCGAGGCGTCCCCCGGCGGGAGCCAGCGCAGCACCTCCCAGATCGCCGTCTGCCCCCAGGTCAAGGGCCCCCGGTCCCCGTGCGGCGCGTGAAAGGCCACCGTGACCCGGTGAAACGCGAACGTCTTGACAGGGTGAGACGTGCACATTGTCCGTCCTTCTTGCACATAAGACGTAATTAACGTGTTATTAACTGTGAAGACAGTGCAGAACTCTTGAATGAGGGGCGGGTGCGACGGCCTCCGGCTATTCATGACAGACCGTGCCGGTCAGACGGTCAGATTTTTAGTCACAAACCCCGCTCGCGGGTGTCTCCGGCTTCCTTTCCTCGCACTGGCTGCGATCGTAGGACGCGTGCCCTGGATGCACAATATGCGCTTTAATCGGAAATAAATGAAGAAAAGCCTGCAAGCTCTTTAGGGGCGCCACGATTCTGTCCGGAACCCCACGCCGCCCCGCTCTTCGAGGCGCTCCGGCGGAGGCTGGGAAGGGCACATCGGGCTGAGGCGCGGCCGGAGGGGGGCATCGCCGGGCTTCGTGCCCCGTCCCTCTTCGCGGGAGTATCCCGCGCGGTCCTGGCCGTGGGGCCGCGGAGTCCGGGACGTCCCCTGCCGTCCGTCGCGGGCAGCAGGGGGCTTGATCCGCTGCCAGGCCTTGCCGGTCAGTTCGCCTCCTCGCACCACGAACGATCATCTAACCGCACCCGTCGTGATCATTTGTCAGACATCGCCTAGCGGACGACCTCGATGTTGGCCATCATGCCGCGATCCTCGTGGTTGAGGATGTGGCAGTGCAGCGGGTACTTGCCGACGAAATCCCTGAACCTCGTCCTCATCACCACTTCGCCGTGTGCGGGGAGTTGTACTGTGTCCTGCCAGTTGCGGGCGTGGTACGGCCTGCCGTTCACACTGATCACCTGGAAGTCGTTGACGTGCACGTGGAAGGTGTGCTGCTCGTTGGCAAGGTTGCGTACCCGCCACTCCTCGGTGGTGTTCAGCCTCGCCCGCACGTCGATCCGGTTCGGATCGAACAGCTTGCCATTGATGAAGAACTGGTTGGTGCGGGTGTTTTCGGAGAAGGTGATGACCCGCCGCTGAGCGATGGGATCCTTCCTCAGGTCGTCGAAGTACCGGGCGGCGAAGGTCGTGGGCAGGCGTGCGGGTGTCACGGCGCGTCCCCCGGACACCAGGGTGGCCAGGGTCGCCTCGGGGTAGGAGTCGCCGTCCTTGCCGGTGCTGTAGGGCAGGGTCACCAAACGGGTACGGCCGGCCGGCGGTCCCTGCACGAGCACGTCCCACCGGCTGCCCGGGGGCATGAGTAACGTGTCGGTGCCCCAGACCCTGGCGACGGGGTTGGCGTCCTGGGCGATGACGTGGAAGCGCACGCCGGGAAGCTGGACGTGGTAGGCGATGTTCGCCCCGATGTTGGCCAGTCGCCACATCTGCGTCTCGCCGGGTCGGATGTGGATGATCGGGTTGAGGAGCCCGTTCACGGTGCGGTTGGTCGGAGCGTTGCTGTCGATGTTCGCCGTCGGTATGGCCCCTTTGTGCACCTGGAAGTCCTTCAGCGCGATGAGCAGCTCTGCGGTGCGATGGAGGACAGGCGGGAGATACCGGTTCAGCCCTTCGATCACGATCGCGCCCGACAGCCCGGCGAACACCTGCGGCTCGGAGATCGGGTGCGCGTGGGAGTGGTACCAGTAGGTGCCCGGGGCCAGGTCCTTGGGCAGCCGGTAGGTGTAGTGATAGGTCTGGCCCGGCATGATGTGCAGGTAGATGTTGTCGGAGCTGTCTTGGGGTGAGACGTGCCAGCCGTGCGTGTGCAGGTTGGTGTGCTCCCCCAGCCGGTTCACCAGGTCCAGGTCGAGCCGGTCCCCGGGAAACAGGCGCAGCGTCGGCGGCATGTAGTCACCGTTGTAGGTCAACGCCCGGACGTTTTGGCCCGCGAGCTGTACCACGCGTTGCTCCACGACCAGCCGCACGTGCAGGCGACCGTCGCGACTCGACAACTCGCGCGGCTGGCGGAACTCCGGCTGGGTGAGCGAGACCGGCACGTCGGGACTGGCAGGCGCGATACCAGTGCTCTGTTTGCCCGTCATCGCGGTGGTGCCGCAGCCGCTCAGCGCGGCGAGCACCAAGGCTGACAAGGTGATGAGTCTGGACACAGACATGGCGCTCCTCGGACGCGGACGCCCTGGTGCATACCCCGTCACAGACCGCCCTGTGCTGAGCTGACCTGTATCTTCTTGTCAAGGTTGGCCAAGGTCAACGGCTGTACATCTCGCGCTAAGGCACAGCTCGCCGCGCCATCCTTGCTTCCCGCTGGATCTCCTCACGGTGAGCTGGTGGCGGACACGGAGGTTCTCCGGCCGGAAGCCGTCAAGGAGGCTCGCTACCTGCGCCGCAAGCGGAGGGCCCCTGTGTGCCCGGCCCGTCTGGTCACGGCATGGAGTAGCTATCGGTTCGAACCCTGAGCCCTTCTGGTCGTGTGGCCGCCGTCGTCGTCGCGTTGCCGGGGGATGTGCAGTGTGATGCTCGATGAGGTGACGTCGGTGGCGATGATCTCGGCGGTGGCGGCCGGTCAAGCGGAGGGGGGAGCGGCGGATCGGTAGGTCGGCGGGAGTGTCGGATGAGCGGGTACGGCGCCCCCCCGGCGGCTATCCGATGATCAGCACGCGGGCCAGGCCGATCACGGCCGCGACGGCGATGTACCAGGCGGTGTTGAGCCGGGTGCGCCACTGCAACAGCAACGCGAGCGCGGCCAGCGCCACGGTGAGCGGGTCGACGAAGGCCTCGCCGGCTAGTTGCAGGGTGACTCCGGCCATCAGGGCCAGCGCGGTGGCGTTGACGCCGTCCAGGAACGCCGAGGACCAGACGCGGTCGCGGATCCGGTCGATGATGCGGGTCAGCAGGCCGACGAACACGAACGACGGGACGAAGATGGCGACGGTGGCCAGCACCGCGCCGGGCAAGCCGGCGATGACGTAGCCGAGGAAAGTGGCGGTGGTGAACACCGGCCCCGGGGTGACCTGGCCGATGGAGACCGCGTCCAGCAACTGGTCGCGGGTGATCCAACCGAGCCGTTGTACGAAGTCGCCTTCCAAGAAGGCCAGCAGGACGTAGCCGCTGCCGTACAGCACCGCGCCGATCTTCAGGAAGGTCAGGAACAGCTGGGTGAGCTGGCCGCCGGTGGGGTCGGGAAAACGCGGCCCGCCCAGCAGCGGCACCAGCAGCAGGGCGGGGGAACCGCGATGCGGCGACCAGCTGTTTTTGGTGCGTACCGCCATCACCATCAGCCCGCCTGCGGCCAGCACGAGCAGCTCGTTGACCCCCAGCAGGTACAGCGCCAGTGCCGCTGCGGCGACGAGCGCGGTCAGTGGGCCCTTGATCGCGGTCTTGAGCAGTGCGATCAGGGCCCAGATCACGATGGCCACCACCACCGGTTTGATCCCGTACAGCAGCCCTTCGACGGCCGGGGTCCGGTCGTAGCGGACATAGGCCCAGGCCAGGGCGAGCACGATGGCGAAGGCGGGCAGGATGAAGCACACCCCGGCGGCGATCAGGCCCTTCCAGCGGGCCCGGTCATAACCCAGGTGGATGGCCAGTTCGGTGGAGTTGGGGCCGGGGATGAGGTTGACGGCGCCCATCAGGTCGACGAAACGCTCATCGGAGAGCCAGCCGCGCCGGCGCACCAGTTCCTCGCGCATCATCGCGATGTGCGCGGCCGGGCCGCCGAACCCGATCACGCCGAGTTTCAGGAAGACCCCGACGACCTCGCCAAGCGCGTGCACCGGCCGCCCGCCGCGCTCGCCGCGGGCGTCGTCGTCGGATTCGTTCATCGATGGCCTCCAGTGCGGCGTGTACCGAATCGCGCATTGTCCACGACCGCGCTGAACGCCGGGCCGACCACGGTGAAACAGGAAGAGCGCGGCCGTGAACGACGGTGACCTTGGTAGGTCGATACCTGGGCGGCCAGAAACGATCTCAGAGATGAGACAGGAAGTGTCATGTGCCTGTGGGGGTGTCAAAGCGTTCCTCACCGACGCGGCGCATCGGCCGGTGAGCTTTCATACGAGCGCTCCGGCGCGTTTCGTGCTCGGGTGCTTTGCCGGTCGCAGGGTTGTGCGAGCCGGGCTCTGGGGGCGGCGTTCGGCCTGTGCGGTGGATCAACGCGCGGACGGTTCGTGGGCGTGGCGGTGTTCGGGTGCGCTCGCGCCAAGGCGGTCGCGGACGGCGCGGGCGGTGCGTTCGGCGTCGGCGGGGTCGCTGCGCTGGGGGGCGTCGAGGAACGCGGTTCCGCGCAGGGAGTGGGAGGCGGGGCGCGGATACAACCAGGCGTGGAAGTGCTGGACGCGGTCGCGGGTGGAGACCAGGTGGACGCGTTCGGCGTCGGTGCTCGCGCGCAGCGCGGTGTCGAGCCGGGTGAGCAGCAGGCCGAAGGAGGTTGACTCGGCCGGGGTCATCTCGGCGAAGTCGACGAAGTGCCGCCGTGAGGTGATCTTCAGGGCTCCGGGCATGGTGGTGTCCGCGGGCCCCTGGCCAACCAGCCAGTGCTCGTCGCGGTGGACCCACCCGCCGATCGGGTCCCGGCCGGCCTCCTCCAGGTGACAGTAAGGGCAGGCGCGGCTTTCGGGGCTGTCGGTCATGGCTGTTCCCTAAGATCGATTTGTCTGGAGTGAGTCGCTCTGGATGCCCAGGGCGATGGGGTGTGGCTGATGGTTGTTTGCCGCGTTTGTGGCTTGAAAGGAATAGCCGCCCCGTCGTTCTGGACGCGTCCTGCCGTCACCGGGACCTGGCCGAGGATCGCCCGCAGCACAGCGGTCTTGCCGCTGCCGCTCGGGTCGGTCAGAGCGGCGATCTGGCCGCGCCGGACCCGCAGGTGCAACCCCCGGACGATGAGCCGGTCACCGGCACGCAGGTGGAGGTCCTGCAGGTGCAAGATCGGATCCATGGCGTACGGGTCCTTGTCTGTGAGAGCGGCGCCGGCACGCCGCCGTGGCGCACCGCCTGGCGAAAGTGGTGAGACTCGCCGCGCACGGATCATGGCGGACCCTACGGCGCCAGCGGGTGAGGGTCGGCACTCCTAGGCGGCGCAGCAGGGGTGGCGGTCAGGGCGGCCAGCCGGTCGATGCGCTCGGCGAGCTGGGCCAAGACGTCTTCGAAGATCTCGTCGGTGTCGATCGGCCCGGGGTCGGGAACCGACCAGTGCACGCGCCGAGGGGCGGGGCCGAGTTCCTCATAAGCCTTGTCGCAGACGGCGACGACCAGGTCATCGGGGTCGAGCACGTCGTGGATGTGGGCGGTGTGAGAGCGGCTCAGGTGCAGGCCGTGACGGCGGGCGGTGCTGACGGCTCGCGGGTTGAGACGGGGGCCGGGGTGGGTTCCGGCGGAGGTGACCGGGATGCGGCTGCGGGCCGCCCACAGCGCGGCGGCCAGCGGTGAGCGAGCGCCGTTGCGGGTGCACACGAACACCACCCGGGGCGCCGCGACGGTCGTGGTGGCGCTGAGAGCCTCCAGGGGCGCCGGGATCAGCTGCAGGTAGGCGCGGCGGCGATCGGCGTGGGAGCGGGTGCGGGTGATGAGCCCCGCGTCCTGCAGCACGCGCAGGTGATGAGCCAGCAGGTTGGAAGGCAGGTCCAAGGCGGCGCCCAGTTCCCCGGGCGACAGGTCGCCGACCAGTAGCGCGTCGACGATCGCCAGCCGCGCGGGGTCGGCCAGGGCATGGTGCAGGGCGGCCCGCCCCCGCCGCTCATTTGTCTCAATTTCCATTGAGTCAATAGTGGCTGACGTGTTTCCATGAGTCAACGCCCCCGAGGCCGCCGCACCCGCGCCCAACCGGCGCCGCCGACGCAGACAGCGACTGGCGCCCCCACCGCCTGACCCCCACCCCCGGCTCAACCGCCTGCGGGGCCGCGCACCCTCCCCGCCCGCCGGACTCCACCGCACTGCACTGCACTGCACTGGGGCCGCACCACCCGGCCGCCGTCCGCTCGCCTCACCCGAAGCAAGCACCTGGACGGCGCACCGGACTCTCCTGGAAAGGACCTTCCCCCACCATGTCGCCTGAGCGCAGCACTGCCCACCCCCGCGCCGCCCGGCTGCCTTCACGCCTCGCGGCCGGCCTCGCGCTGCTCATCACCGCCTTGTTACACCCGTCGGCCGCCCACGCCGCACCGGCCCCGCCCCACCAGCCGATCACCGCCTCGACCGCCGCGCTTGTCGGCGGATCCGCCACCGGTGCCACCGGCCCGGCCCAGCCGGTGGTGCTGGCCACCATCGGCGTCGGCCTCAACCCCCGCGCGGTGGCCTTCACCCCCGGCTGGCGCCACGCCTACGTCGCCAACTCCGGCTCCGACACCGTCTCCACCTTCGACACCCGCACCAACACCGTCCTGGGCGAGGTCGCCGTCGGCGACGACCCCCGCTGGACCGCTTCCGGACCCGCCGGCACCTTCCTGTATGTCACCAACACCGGCTCCCACAGCGTCTCGGTACTCACCCTGAGACACTGACCACCCCCGAAGCCACGGCGGCGGACACCAGGGCTGGTGGTGCCCGCCGCCGTGACCCACCCGGCCCCGCTGGTCTTCCTGTGGTGGACGCGAGGCGGAAAAGCACAGAGCGACACTTTCGATCCGGCCTCCAGCGTTTTCCTCTACTTCCGGAATTGCTCAATTCCGGAAGTAGATCAGCCATCAGCTTCCGGAAACGCGTCCCAGGGCGCAACGTAGGACCCGAGAAGAGCTTCCGGAAACACGCCCGTTGTGCCTGGTGAAACACCGGCTCGCGACGATCCTGGTTGAGTAGGCCCGAGGCGCAGTTCCGGGATCGCTCCCGGTCCGTTTCCCCGGACCTCTCGCCGAACCCGCCGTGCGCCTCTCAACGCAACGGGCTCTCCACGGCACCTGCCGTCAGGCGTGTTCGAGAGACAAATAGGGAGTGGGAATCTTCGCTCCGCGATAGCGATACCGGGTAACCGGAACCGCTGCAATCGGGCGGCGTTCGATCCTGCCCGCCGTGATCTGTAGCCAGTGCCCTTCCGGGGTGACATACCGTCGGCGGACATCTCGCCACTTCCAGCGGAACCGGTGCATCATCATGCGCATCAGCCGTTGCCACGTGAAGTTGTCCAGCATGCTGAACACGTTCTTCGCTATGGCGTGCCGGAAATAGTTGGCCCAGCCGTGCATGATCGAGTTGAGTCGGTCAAGCACGTACTCCAGATTTGCCTGTGAAAACCTGTGGGTCAGTGCACGGATCTTCGTCTTGACCGACTTGATCGGTCGGTCGGCGATGAAGGTGTACACGTGCCACTTATTCGTGCCTTGCTTGCGGCGCCACTGGAGGCGGAACCCCAAGAAGTCGAATCCCTCGCTCATGTGCACGATCCGGGTTTTGGCCGATGACAGCCGCAATCCCATTGGTGCCAGCACTCGCGCGACCTCTTCGCGCAGCACCTCAACATCCTCTTGGGTGCCATTCACTAAGACGACAAAGTCGTCGGCGTAGCGGACGATCCTCCAGTTCGGTAGTTGCTGCGCGCGGCGCTTCTCGCGTCGCTTATTGGTCGACATCGATCCATCGCGCTTCCATGGCCCGTGAAGATGCTCATCGAGCACCGACAAGGCCACGTTTGCAAGTAATGGAGATAAGATGCCACCCTGCGGCGTACCGGTGTGCGTATCCTGATGTTCGCCGAACTCCGTAAGAATTCCGGACTTCAGGAACGCTTTCACCAGCGACAAGACGCGTTTGTCCTTGATCCGTGCCCGGACCCGGTCCATCAAGGCGGTGTGGTCGATCTCGTCGAAACACGCCTGGATGTCCGCGTCCAGCACCCACCTGTAGCTCTTCGTGCCAAACAGATGGATCTCGGCTATCGCATCATGCGCTCGCCGCTTGGGCCGGAACCCGTAGGAGACCGGCTCAAAGCCAGCCTCGAAGATAGGTTCCAGAACCAGTTTGAGTGCCGCCTGGACAACCCGGTCAGCGATCACGGGAATCCCCAGTTGCCTCACCTTTCCAGAGCCGCCCGGCTTCGGGATCATGCGTTCCCTCACCGGCAAAGGACGAAACGAGCCGTCCTTCACAGCGGTCCGGAGGTCGTCCAGGAACACAGGCAAGCCGATGCCCTCTTCCACTTCGCGGACCGTTACGCCGTCCACTCCTGCGGTATTGGCACCCTTATTGCCCGCGACCCGCTCGAACGCCACCCTGAGCGTCGCCGGGTCGTGAATGAGATTGAACAGGTCGTCGAACCTGCGGCCGGCATCGGCCGCCGCCCAACGGTGAAGCTTGGCCTGAATCCACGCTACCTTCGACCACGACCCGTCCCGAGCCTGGTCGAGAGCGCCGCCATTCAGCGACGCATCTTGCGTCATGACAATCTCCAGTCCTTCTCGGCACCGCTGCCGCCCTTCCCCATGTGACCGGCTTTCCCGGCCTCGAAGTACTACGGCGGCTCCGCCCCATCTGGACAATTCGGCGGTCGATGCGCCTATCCCGGCAGGCGAGCTGGTGGCCCACTCTCCGGGAACCCATCCGGATGGTTCCCACGTTCACTGAAATCCGTTCGGCGAAGGAGGAGCCCGACTCTGTCCCAGCAGCATCACCACGAATACGCCGCAGACCTTCTTCGTGGCCTCTCCGCGTAGATATTGAATTCCCCACGGAAAGTTCTCTTCGCTTCACAAGCGTCGAGACGCGCTGCGCCCGGCCCAGATCCACCAGGTTTCGGGCCGGTGTCACAGTTAAAGGACGTAACGACGCCGGTTCCTCTCGTACTCCTCTTCGCCATCGCTCCCCGGGCCTACGCCATCTGGCAGTGCTGGCGCACCCCGGGTTTGTCAGGGCTGCTCCCGCCCTCCCCGGCATCACCCGGATCAGGCTGCCCTCGGCTTCGCTATCCTGCTGCGACAGGACAACGGTGCAGGTCTTTCACCTCCACACGGACTCACAGCGCCTCGTGGCGCACTCAACGGATGTGACACCAACCCGGGTTCACCGTTCCGGCTCCTACCGGACCCCCAGTCCGCTCCAAGCATGTCGCGGGTGGCGCTCGCGGGGTGCCACCCCTGAGGCGTCTGACCCGCCGCGTGGCGTCCTGTCTGTCAGGTAAATATATTGCGCAACTTGCTCCAGCTCTTACAAAATTATGTCTTGAAGATCCCGTGATCTATAGGTAACACGACTGACCGTGCTGGAGAGTCCGAGGTGTCCATGGCAGGCGACGACAGTGTGACACCACTGATCCGGGCGGAGGGGCTCAGGAAGACGTACCCGCCCAGGGACCGGCGGGGTGCCGGGTTCCAGGCCGTGGCCGGGATCGACTTCCACGTCGACCGGGGAGAGGCGTTCGGATTCCTCGGCCCCAACGGGGCGGGAAAGTCCTCGACGATGCGCATGCTCGGCTGCGTCTCCCCGGCCACCGCCGGAACCCTGCGAATCCTCGGCATGGACCCCGCGCGCGACGGCCGGAAAATCCGGGCGCGCCTGGGCGTGGTCCCGCAGGACGACGTGCTGGACCCCGACCTCACCGTGCGCGAGAACCTGACGATGTACGGCCTCTACTTCGGGCTGTCCCGCCGCGTGATCAGGGAGCGGACGGAGCGCCTGCTGGAGTTCGCGCAGCTGGAGGAGAAGGCGGGCGAGACCCTGGGGGCGCTGTCCGGCGGCATGCGGCGACGGCTGACGATCGCCCGCTCCCTGATCAACGAGCCGGACATCCTCCTGCTCGACGAGCCGACCACCGGGCTCGACCCGCAGGCGCGGCACGTGCTGTGGGACCGGCTGTTCAGGCTGAAGCAGCAGGGGGTGACGCTGCTGCTCACCACCCACTACATGGACGAGGCCGAGCAGCTGTGCGACCGCCTGGTGGTGATGGACAAGGGGCTCATCGCGGACGAGGGATCACCTCAGGAGCTCATCCGCCGGCACTCGACGCGCGAGGTCCTGGAACTGAGGTTCCGGATCGACGAGCACGAGCAGGCCGCCGAGAAGCTCCACGACCTGGTCAGCCCCGGTGAGGGGGAGCGGGTGGAGGTCCTGCCCGACCGGGTGCTGGTCTACACGCACGAGGGTGAGGCGACGCTGGCCGAGGTCACCGCCGCGCGGATGACCCCGATCACCGCCCTCGTCCGGAGATCGACGCTGGAGGACGTGTTCCTGCGTCTGTCCGGTCGGACCCTGACGGACTGAGGCGGACGACGCATGCCCATGATCCTGCGCGAGTTCTCATCGTGGATGCTCCGCTACCGCCGCACCTGGAAGGGCACCATCGTCATCAGCGTGGCGAACCCGCTGCTCTTCCTGATCGCCATCGGCGCCGGGCTCGGACAGCTGGTGGACCCCGCGTCGCTGGGCGGCCTGACGTACCTGGAGTTCTTCGCCCCCGGGATGCTCGCCGCCGCGGCGATGCAGAACGCCTACATCGAGGCGGCGTTCGTGGTCCACAGCTCCCTGCGGC
This region of Streptosporangium sp. NBC_01495 genomic DNA includes:
- the chrA gene encoding chromate efflux transporter, which translates into the protein MNESDDDARGERGGRPVHALGEVVGVFLKLGVIGFGGPAAHIAMMREELVRRRGWLSDERFVDLMGAVNLIPGPNSTELAIHLGYDRARWKGLIAAGVCFILPAFAIVLALAWAYVRYDRTPAVEGLLYGIKPVVVAIVIWALIALLKTAIKGPLTALVAAAALALYLLGVNELLVLAAGGLMVMAVRTKNSWSPHRGSPALLLVPLLGGPRFPDPTGGQLTQLFLTFLKIGAVLYGSGYVLLAFLEGDFVQRLGWITRDQLLDAVSIGQVTPGPVFTTATFLGYVIAGLPGAVLATVAIFVPSFVFVGLLTRIIDRIRDRVWSSAFLDGVNATALALMAGVTLQLAGEAFVDPLTVALAALALLLQWRTRLNTAWYIAVAAVIGLARVLIIG
- a CDS encoding ABC transporter ATP-binding protein, encoding MAGDDSVTPLIRAEGLRKTYPPRDRRGAGFQAVAGIDFHVDRGEAFGFLGPNGAGKSSTMRMLGCVSPATAGTLRILGMDPARDGRKIRARLGVVPQDDVLDPDLTVRENLTMYGLYFGLSRRVIRERTERLLEFAQLEEKAGETLGALSGGMRRRLTIARSLINEPDILLLDEPTTGLDPQARHVLWDRLFRLKQQGVTLLLTTHYMDEAEQLCDRLVVMDKGLIADEGSPQELIRRHSTREVLELRFRIDEHEQAAEKLHDLVSPGEGERVEVLPDRVLVYTHEGEATLAEVTAARMTPITALVRRSTLEDVFLRLSGRTLTD
- a CDS encoding multicopper oxidase family protein, producing MSVSRLITLSALVLAALSGCGTTAMTGKQSTGIAPASPDVPVSLTQPEFRQPRELSSRDGRLHVRLVVEQRVVQLAGQNVRALTYNGDYMPPTLRLFPGDRLDLDLVNRLGEHTNLHTHGWHVSPQDSSDNIYLHIMPGQTYHYTYRLPKDLAPGTYWYHSHAHPISEPQVFAGLSGAIVIEGLNRYLPPVLHRTAELLIALKDFQVHKGAIPTANIDSNAPTNRTVNGLLNPIIHIRPGETQMWRLANIGANIAYHVQLPGVRFHVIAQDANPVARVWGTDTLLMPPGSRWDVLVQGPPAGRTRLVTLPYSTGKDGDSYPEATLATLVSGGRAVTPARLPTTFAARYFDDLRKDPIAQRRVITFSENTRTNQFFINGKLFDPNRIDVRARLNTTEEWRVRNLANEQHTFHVHVNDFQVISVNGRPYHARNWQDTVQLPAHGEVVMRTRFRDFVGKYPLHCHILNHEDRGMMANIEVVR
- a CDS encoding ATP-binding cassette domain-containing protein, coding for MDPILHLQDLHLRAGDRLIVRGLHLRVRRGQIAALTDPSGSGKTAVLRAILGQVPVTAGRVQNDGAAIPFKPQTRQTTISHTPSPWASRATHSRQIDLREQP
- the ltrA gene encoding group II intron reverse transcriptase/maturase; this translates as MTQDASLNGGALDQARDGSWSKVAWIQAKLHRWAAADAGRRFDDLFNLIHDPATLRVAFERVAGNKGANTAGVDGVTVREVEEGIGLPVFLDDLRTAVKDGSFRPLPVRERMIPKPGGSGKVRQLGIPVIADRVVQAALKLVLEPIFEAGFEPVSYGFRPKRRAHDAIAEIHLFGTKSYRWVLDADIQACFDEIDHTALMDRVRARIKDKRVLSLVKAFLKSGILTEFGEHQDTHTGTPQGGILSPLLANVALSVLDEHLHGPWKRDGSMSTNKRREKRRAQQLPNWRIVRYADDFVVLVNGTQEDVEVLREEVARVLAPMGLRLSSAKTRIVHMSEGFDFLGFRLQWRRKQGTNKWHVYTFIADRPIKSVKTKIRALTHRFSQANLEYVLDRLNSIMHGWANYFRHAIAKNVFSMLDNFTWQRLMRMMMHRFRWKWRDVRRRYVTPEGHWLQITAGRIERRPIAAVPVTRYRYRGAKIPTPYLSLEHA
- a CDS encoding arsenate reductase/protein-tyrosine-phosphatase family protein, with the protein product MEIETNERRGRAALHHALADPARLAIVDALLVGDLSPGELGAALDLPSNLLAHHLRVLQDAGLITRTRSHADRRRAYLQLIPAPLEALSATTTVAAPRVVFVCTRNGARSPLAAALWAARSRIPVTSAGTHPGPRLNPRAVSTARRHGLHLSRSHTAHIHDVLDPDDLVVAVCDKAYEELGPAPRRVHWSVPDPGPIDTDEIFEDVLAQLAERIDRLAALTATPAAPPRSADPHPLAP
- a CDS encoding YncE family protein, with amino-acid sequence MSPERSTAHPRAARLPSRLAAGLALLITALLHPSAAHAAPAPPHQPITASTAALVGGSATGATGPAQPVVLATIGVGLNPRAVAFTPGWRHAYVANSGSDTVSTFDTRTNTVLGEVAVGDDPRWTASGPAGTFLYVTNTGSHSVSVLTLRH
- a CDS encoding condensation domain-containing protein, with translation MTWGQTAIWEVLRWLPPGDASLNLLAGCEVEPGRDLDDVLAAVRALVERHDALHTLFPRDDRDEGKPVQVVVRSGELEVAVHETGARSPANVAAYAGARLRDVPFDVGGELPLRVAVVTRQGVPVRVILAMSHLAVDGWSAKIVCDDLRTLLSAPAALGPPAEQPLVRAAYEASERARQRERRAFDYWAGAVRELPRVWLEDLRQGGEARQGWSEIRSRALSRAVHALAARAGVTPGMVLQATVALLLGLYKGEDDVALRLIVSTRFKPETRRFVGAFNQNALLRLRLRHESFSGFLSHAGRAALAAYSTCEYDPVRLEELVARVTAERGIGTDGYCFYNDIRFDAPAAPAGRHLSPPEYHALLDETELVEPSHDTDQKGATFFLYVHELSERAVLTLCADRRFLGPRGPADFLLDLEWLAVEALHTDAGPLRLAEALAGRANRHPG
- a CDS encoding HIT family protein, whose protein sequence is MTDSPESRACPYCHLEEAGRDPIGGWVHRDEHWLVGQGPADTTMPGALKITSRRHFVDFAEMTPAESTSFGLLLTRLDTALRASTDAERVHLVSTRDRVQHFHAWLYPRPASHSLRGTAFLDAPQRSDPADAERTARAVRDRLGASAPEHRHAHEPSAR